The genomic region gactgggctttgacgggtcggtaatgaagaagcattggtccacttgggaagccagtacccatggctcatttttcgcggtgacgtttgcgcccgcggtcttggatttggcttcgggtataaccatggtggtgaaataccggtcttcttttaggacgctcttggcccatctgacacggaacatcgggaccttctctccagcgtagctcggctcccagatctccttgatccttccgtagaatctgtccttgttgttaccggtgtaggattccatcgttaccccggagttctgataaccatcgctcttcatgtccttggcctcggtgtagaatgtgtagccgttgatatcgtacgcctcataggtcatcaggttgtgctcggtgccctgtgacaaggcgaatatgagttgttcttccgcggaagaatcctcatgtaaagggtacgacagaagcttttgcttgaaccaacgcgtgaaacatgagttgtgctctttgattatatctccgtccgtcctctgttggcctcggtcattgtacgtcttctcaataaaggttttgtgctctaccacccaaggatcgaccacgtctatgtgttgtagcgcgactaggtttgctctttcaaagtcggcgagtcgaccctgaagtcgacatgcatttcgcggcgaccctcacggtgaccccatccagcgagcctgccgaggtgcctgttgacgggcagaccaacggggttctcgatgcctagataattcgtgcagtaggagatgcactcttcggtcagaaagcccctggctatacttccctctggacgtgacatgttgcgaacgtatcctctgatgacaccattcatcctttcgaacggcatcatgctgtgcaggaacgtcggcccgagttggatgatatcgtccacgatatggaccagcagatgcaccataacgtcgaagaatgcgggcgggaagtacatctcaagctcgcatagtatcaccacgatctcttcctgtagccttctgagttgcctcacgccaacagacttccgagagatgacgtcgaaaaagttgcataggccaaatagggtttcacggacgtgcgcgtccatgatcccatggattgcaactggaagtatctgcgtcatcagcacgtgacagtcgtgagacttcatcccgctgaacttcagcttcgctgggtctaggtatctgcttatcttccccgcgtaaccgtaaggaagttttactcctacgaggcaggtgaaaaactgcttgatctcctcctgacttagagtgaagcacgcgggagggtagtcatttccggtcttcttggcctttttgcctttgtgacgactttccgtgtcctgcttcgcctcatcatcatcatcatcatcatcatgatcatcatatatagcgtgaagctcctgcctgatgcccattgatttcaagtctgcccttgctttcggcccatctttggtcctctctggcatgttgagcagggtaccaagcagactctcgcacacgttcttcatgatatgcatgacattaaggctgtgaggcacacgatggatcttccagtacggcaagtcccagaaaacagacctcgttttccataccttcagcagcggctctggcgcctttcgcttctttcccggctctggagccttttgcttctttcccgacaatgggtagtctttccaatttttcaacagctcgtctatttcctcgccgctcctcgtacgcgggcgtcctcggggttcggtttcaccatcgaacagatccttgcgttttctccacgggtcatcgttgcgaagccaccttcgatgtcccatgaacacggttttcgaggacctgggatctctatctagctggcgatacgttgtgtcatccatgcacctgacgcatccagaaaatccgtggaccacctgccccgcgacatatccgtaaccgagatagtcgtgcaccatcgtgagcagcgcggctctcatagggaaatattctttctctgcggcgtcccacgtattggctggcgttttccatagcgtgtcaagctcctctttcagcagccccagatatagactgatgtcgttccctggttgtttcagtccttcaattagcatactcatgtgaatgtacttcctcttcatgcacaaccaggggggaaggttgtacatccacacaaacacaggccaggtgctatgtgtgcttctctggctgccaaacggattgactccatcggtgctcgcgcccagcacgatgttccttggatcattcccaaattctgggtcttcgaagttcaacgcttgccactggctcgcatccttagggtgactcagcatcttgtcttttttatctatctccggatcatttgcgtcatcttctcgcttcttctcctccctatccgcgtgccaacgcaggagctttgctaccttagggtccgcgaaataccgctgcagacgaggagtgatcggaaagtaccacaccacttttcgaggagctttcttcctcttcttgtatcgagtgatgccgcacaccggatatatggtagactccgcgtgctcatcccgataaatgatgcaattgttcatgcacacatggtatttcacgtgtggtaaatccagaggacacacgattttcttcgcctcctccaaactggtcgggcacttcttcccctcgggaagacgttcgtgccagaatgacatgttctcgtcgaagcatgcgtcggtcattttgtgttttaccttcatctccagagccatgagcgttactttcaggcgggtaccctcgggcctgcatccttcatacaatggagtaaccgcgtctaactcaagttgatccatcttggctttctctcgggcggcagctcttgcattatccgtctgcttgagaagcagctcttgaatatgagggtcctgcacctagcccatcgatggtccagcgtcgtctgctccgccggcatcatcatcttcatgatcatgcccgtcgactgctccgacatcttcctcatcatcatgtcctgcatcttctacatgatgactgtgtacaacatcatcgtcgtgatcatctcctcgggattcttcgtcttctcgcccgcccgagccgcggtggttgtcttgctgcccttcctcatttcttgcccggcccccatggacgacttcgtagtcatcttcatcaccttgccaccgatagccatccatgaaaccacgcaagagcaggtggtcctgcacctgcccggattccgggtccgcaataaggctcttcagcttgcatcttcgacacggacatcttatctctgtctcgttcttttgaagcatctcggccttcgcggacctcaaaaacctattcacgatgccttcggtcatcatgcggaccatggtcgcctgcggggtagagcaaaacgatattttagaaccaagaaaaaatttggcatgactttccctaaaaataggaccaaaaagaatgcttaatgccaaaattctcgccgaaacggaaatgaatcaacattccgacaaaatattggcaactatcgaatttcaaataccggtatacctccaaacacaaacacatatgcaacaccacaaacatatgcaacaccatgaacatacatagatctagctaggccataaaaagtgcatgtgcacattgttgtagggagaacaacataaatatagcttccccccttacttacctatcaaaacaaggtaatttaaccacttaaattgaatgaatctatggtggaaatgaggtgaaaaagaggaggcacccgagacaaggaggaggtgaaGAGAATGAAGtagggagaaagtgagtgtgggtaggagaggctgtccaaaatatcttgttgctgcccacttactaatggcgcaccaactctaaatgcgccattagtaatccaggttactaatggcgcacctcctggtggtgcgccattagtagttttgcaaaaaaaaaatactaatggcgcactgtcccacagtgcgccattactagtttaaactagtaatggcgcacggtggaacagtgcgccattagtagttttgcaaaaaagggaataaaaaatataataaaaaaacaacattaatgGTGCACTTtccggctggtgcgccattactagttacaactagtaatggcgcactgtatctggatgcgccattagtatgtttggacaagcgcactagttaaaaaaattgatactaatggcgcaccctgggccaggtgcgccattagtagtttcaactctaatggcgtatcagtaggtggtgcgccattagtatatactaatggcgcaccgcttgtctggtgcgccattagtatcaatcccatctatagccctttttctagtagtgcaaggcgcagctaggaggagaagggggaaaccctaggcgcagatgggcctaaggcccaccctagggcgcgcccccttctccccctctttgccgcccccctccatcccatctagggctgccgcccccctaggggtgggaaccctagagggggcgcaccctcctccccttctcctataaatagtgggggttttgggctgcccaagacacacgatttgatctctccctggcgtagccctacctctctcctcctcgtctcttacggtgcttggcgaagccctactggagtaccacgctcctccaccaccaccacgccgttgtgctactgctggatggagtcttcctcaacctctccctctctccttgctggatcaaggcatgggagacgtcaccggactgtacgtgtgttgaacgcggaggtgccgtccgttcggcactaggatctccggtgatttggatcacgacgagtacgactccttcaaccccgttctcttgaacgcttccgcatagcgatctacaagggtatgtagatgcactctccttcccctcgttgctggtttctccatagatagatcttggtgacacgtaggaaaattttgaatttcttctacgttccccaacagaacgccgagtggagggtggaagttcagcgacgCGACGCAGTCACCACCGGCCGGAGGAACAGGGCCAttgccaagaaggcccgcgacaacgtGGCGCGTGTggcggcgtcttcctcatcggtcgaccacgcggggatgatgaatccacccgtcgtcagccacgcccagtacgcgccctggggacagcaaggcgtcggatctccatggggatcgtcgtcgcccggctacgccgacggcgacgcgcacggggggttcaacccaaacgtgaccttcccccatggccaccccgcgacgcgcacaccctcgcccgccttcgtcggcgtgcagtactctccatacaactactcgccacCTGCCGCCTACGCGTCCACACTGACACCCCATCTCCGTCGTGGaccgctgcccttctcgcacctcggcgacacggACGACATaggagccgacatggacgacatcatcgcgacaggatcgaccgcggccgctgcgtctcccgggttcgccacccaggacgaggtagtggatctcagcggcgacatggaggccgagctcgactacgtctacggcgaggacgcgcacgaagcgcaggaacccgaggaggaggaggaggaggagccggctcctgttccgacgaaggggcgccagaagaagaagaagcgggcggctaggtcaggcgaaccgcgcatcaagtggacgtccaaggaggaggaatgcctcgccgaagcatggaaagtcgtctgcctcgacccgaccaccggcgaaCCAGAGCTTGGAGACATACTGGGACCAGATCatggccgagttcgacgagcggaagctcgtcgacccgtacttcaaaggcgtctacatgcagcgcggctccaaggcgatggcgaaccattgggggcgtatccagttggcgtgcaacaaatggcatggaatcgtcgaggaggtcgcggctcgcccggagagcggcgccagcgttgaggatcaggtacgcacgccgCTCGCCCGCATCTCTTCGTCGTCAACGCCcgccgcccgccaactgtttgttcctccgcgTAGCTGCTGCGTATGTTCACCATGTATCAGCGCgacaaccaagacgccgacttcaagcacctcaacgtctacaagcgcattgataagtgcgagaagtgggcggaagtccgacgtacccttgacaaggccaaggagacatacaagccggacgcgacgactccgggcgcgtcagaggggcggccggacggccacaaattggcaaagaagggggaaaacgccgacgcggcaaccgcgcgagtgcaggagtccatcgagcattgcctcgccgacgcccaggcccgggccgtcctacgtgaagagaagaccgaggcgcggtggtcgtcgctgatgaagaacagcgccgtcaagctcgacctgctctggacgaacgtcgccgcgaagaagaggaacaccgacatggcttttctgatgggcggggcgggcatgctccagagcaacgacgagcagctcagggcgtggtacatggcggagcgcgggctcatcctgaaccagatgcagacggcaacgccgacgacgcaagctcccgcgcccacgaccacacgggcgccaagcccgaacgacgcctctacatcgccgcccagcagtgccgaagccgcgccgacacagcctagcaccgaagcagctccgacaccgccgagcccgcgcacgccgactccgccaacgcctggagccgaccccgccgagtgaatcATTGCGCACGCGAACTTGCGGCATGCGGCGCTTTattttttgtaacgccagactacgttCGATTGCCGGATTTGTGGCATCTTTtgagagcgggaacgaccaagtttaaatttcccgcatcctggggccggcgcttgggggcgtgactgggagctaggtcgcccgcaggggccgaactagcgcctgcacgcccccaggccgctctatttaggcgtCTTGGGAGGCCGAACGGCTGAAGATGCCCTTAGCTAGCTACCTAGCAAGAGGATAATTGATGAGAAAAATGGGTGAGGGTGACTTGAGTAGTGAGCATTGTCAATCATTCTTTGTCTATTGTGTTGGTTGTGGATAGTACTTGGTTGGTTTCTGCCGGCCTATCCTCCACAGCACCAGGTCCCGGCCACTAGTGCTGGTTCCACGGTGGTGCATCCACGTGCCTGAATTGGCCACCTCACACGCACACCCATGCAGCCAAGATGCAAATTGCAGAGGGAAAGAGAGGACAGATGGACATGGATGTGAATGGATCGACCTCACTTGTCCCCTTCCCAACTTTTCCGATGGTTGGGGAGGCCACATCCATCGTCAATCCTCTCATCTTTTTGCAGTTCAATCAATCAatcatgttgttgttgttgctgctgtggATCCAAATCATGTCAAACCCCAAATGGAAATGGGCATCCCTCCCCAGAAATGGGAACAGAGGATACATAAACAGCACAAGTAGAATGAAAGTCAGCCAAGCACGAACACAAGAACATAAAAGTATTTTTGCATACATACTCCAGCCATACGGGCCACAGAATGATATACGAGATCTAGTTGATTAATCCATCCAAGATATCTAAAGTATTTACAAAGTATATATATACGGATGATGAATATCTATGTTTGGTTGGATGGTAATGGATATATAGTCTAGAgtctgatgtgtgtgtgtgtgtgtttgtcaacTAATCTTGGGTTGGTGGTTGGTGGTGAGTTGATCCGGCCGCCGGCCGGCTAGCGGGAGATGTCCGGCTTGGGCGGCGAGCAGGCCATGGTGTCCACGGACGACTCCCAGCTGAGCTTCACGCCTCCGCCGTCGTGGTGCGCCGGCGAGTagtcctccagcgccgccagcagcTCGCCGGGCGTGGGCGCGGCCACGATGATGCGCCTTGCCGCCGGCGACACGAACCCCTCGTCCACCGCCCTGTCGATGAAGTCCAGCAGCGAGTCGTAGTAGCCCTCCACGTTCAGCAGGCCCACCGGCTTGTCGTGGATGCCGAGCTGCGCCCAGGTGatgacctccagcagctcctccagcgtgCCATAGCCGCCGGGGAGCGCCACGAAGGCGTCGGCGCGGCGGGCCATCTCGGCCTTGCGCTGGTGCATGCCGGACACGGCCTTCACCTCCTCCCCGCCGGGCGTCTCGCCGATGAGCTCCCGCGGGAGGACCGACCGGGGCACCACGCCCGtgacgcgcccgccgccgccgtgcacCGCGCGGGACACCAGGCCCATGAGCCCGACGCTGCCGCCGCCGTACACGAGGTCGATGCCGCGCTCCACCAGCTGCTGCCCGAGCTGCACGGCGGCCAGCTGGTACGCCGGCTTCCTCCCCGGGCTGCTCCCGCAGAACACGCACACCCGCCGGAACCGCGACGGCAGCTTCTTGCTGCCGTTGCTCGACGGCGCAGGCTTGGGCGACGTGGCCAGCGCCACCGTGGTCGTGGACGTCGGCGCCTCCTCCAGCTGCTCCATGTCTATCTGCCTCTCTCGGTCGATCGACGGTGGCAGAGAATCTAGCTAGGGGAATGTATGGGTGTGTTTGGTTTGAGCCCCAACTAGCCCCACCAAAATATTGGTATGACTAAAGCAAgggcatgaccaaaattttggaaaGATGGTGTTGTTTGGTTTATAGCCATTGTACATGCCAATTTTTACGGCAAAGTTGCTCGACTTCCGTTTGGTTTGGAGTCAACTGAGTTTATGTATGGCAACATGTATTGGGTTAGTGACATGTATTGGGTTAGTGCTTGGTTTGATTCTAGTTTATCAATGATATAGGCTGCTAAAAGAGTGAGACGCATAAAGGACTATGGGCCGTTCCACAAAGAAAAAGAAGGGATTATAAGGTCAACGAGACTAAAGTCCACGGCATTGAAAACACGATTAGGAAACAAATCGTTGCAATTGTTATTAGGGTTGCTTTGGATTACGGAGGCAGTACCAGCATGCATGGCGTGCATGGAGCGACTCTCACGCAGAAAAAGGGCTGCAGTTAATTAGGGAGGCAAACACCCAATTTAATCAGGTAGATTTGCGATAGCGCGCGAAGGTTTAGATTCAGTTAGCGTTTATTTGGCCGGATAATTCGCCTGTCATTCCAATACAGCGTATTCACGTACGGAAGAGCGGGCGTCGAACTCGCCAATTTATTGGCGAATGTTTTCCGCGCCGACGACAAGCCAAAGAATTGGCGAAAATAACATGGGAAGGTCCAGGGCGTGGTGGGCGAGCCAAAATTTTGGCCCCAGTCCAAACGATAGCCAAATCATGCGGGCACGCCAATTTTTTGGTATGGTCATCGTTGGCTGTGAACCAAATACACCCTATATGTGCCGGCCGGGAGGGGGAGGAGAGGTAGCCCGGCCGGTGTGGGCACGTATATATAGCCTACTGTTGTGTTGCGTTGCGTTgcgttggtcttggtcttcttcctcctcctcctagctGCTTGGATAGTAGGGACTATATAATAATTAGTATCTCTTAATCTTCATCTACTATAGTTGATTGATTAACAATTTGTTGCTAATTAAGCTGTGGGCATTAGCTATTGTTGGCTGGAGAGAAGATTCTGGGCGATCTCCTCTCGTGGCTTCGTCTACCTTCTCTCCTCCGAGTCAACCAGTTTGATTATATCAATCTCTCATGTGCTATACATGTTCCTACTTGCATATTAACAAAGCCATTTGTTAGTTCTTTGTAACGCAAACGCAAATgctcatacatacgcacatacaTTTATATTACTATTAATAATGTACGCACGCACACCTGACCCCTGTGAACAAAGACATTAGTTAGTTTCTTCTTCCAAATCCATGAAGCAACTGATCTCTTTAGCTGTTCATCTTCATCTACTACCAATGCAAGGAATGAAGAGATACGGAGCACGTACTACATCTTATCTGTATAAATCTACCTGCCGTTGTTTGGTCCAGGGACGGACACGAGGGTGCTGGATAAACGTGTACGTACGTACACACACATGCGTCTGTGTACACAGGTAGTGCACTTAAGACTCTGAGGTGGCGCCGGTGGTCCCACATGTCCACTTGTGCCAGTACCACTCCACCTGTCCACATGTGGACCCATCATTTTCACTAATTTAATCCACGGCATGGGCCGACTATTATCTGTACATTTCTCCACAACTTCTAtttattttttttgtaaaattTGTCACCATCCACTCGTTGAAGCGCCTTCAATGGTTAACGGTTTAGCGGGAAAACCAGAAGATTAGCCACTGGATTGCTTTCACCGACATGTCGATTATAAGGTCCCATTGAATTGTCACGATAGTAGCTCACTACATAGGACATGATCCTGAGGTGCGAGAAGGAAGATCCCTGATCTAGACCAACGGTTGTGCAGCCCAACCGGGCAAAGCCGGCTCTTTGCCGGTAGCTCCTTATCCCTTGGGTGCTTCTTGTCTGGCTCTTGCCTTCATTGTCCCTCACATATGACTCCCCCTCATCGCACTACTATACTTGTCATCTATCTATCTCCTTCTTCGTCCATTTGGCAAAACCAAGAAACATGGGATGTTGACAAGTGAGAAGTTCGCTGCCGAACATTTTGCTGAATGACAAACTACGACGATATGTGTCAACAAGTTGGGCTGGTGTTTCCTTTCTTCCCGGGAAAGAATGAAAGGCTCCTAGGCGTTCAGGATTTGTCTACCTCCCGCCGTCGGCGCCACCGATCTACCTCGTCTCGTGTGGCCTTAGGACCATGGAAACATGGTGGATCctggcccttgccggtgggagggttCCATCTTCAATTTaggtgttttttttgttttttctgggTTTGTGTCCTGCTCGCGAAGGCGAGTCGGCAACAACTCTCTGAAGatagaataaggttctccccgccccGTGTCTCGACAATGCGTCTTGcgtcgtcggagggcgtgtggaggtgtgtcttcgacGGAACTCACGGGATTCGGTCGGTGTTTGTTTTCAGTGGATTTGTGTGGATCTATTCTTCGTTTGTCTGCGTTCATGTGTTTACAGGCCGGATCCTTCTGATATATGATTCTATTCATCggtggcggttgttgttctggtgcgctggtccatTGTGGCCTCAGTACAACGACTTTCCGACTATGTACTGTAACAAGGTATGCCTggctccgatgagggaggggcgatgacggcagcgcgccttcggctcgctcctcCACTGCTTGTAGTCGTCGTTAGATGGTCTACGgacatggatgtaatttttattacttCTCATTCTTCTTTATACTGCCATGATGTTTGATGAATAGATCCAAACTTTTTCCTAAAAGAAATACCAAATTACGATGGTGGAGATGTTAGTAGAGAAGCAAGGAGCGGAGTCGAGAATTTGCACGAGCATAGGGTTGCCGAACTTGCACTTAACCAGGGGCATGTTCTTAATTAAAAGAACCAAATAATAATGCTTAATTACGCATAGTGCTGTATCCATCAGGTGCAAAAAATTTCCACGCTACTTTCCGGCGATTGGATGGACGAATTTTAACCAGACAAGAAAAGGTCGACAGCCTCGACTGTCCTGTCTTGATGTGGTACACTGCCATGCAGGGCGAGTCAAGCCCAGCTGTGGGTCccaatttttttacacaggaaaaTACTAGCATGTGCTCCGACAGGCCAAACAGTTAGTGAGAAAGAatgaaaagaaagaaataaaaaaaagttGGAGCTGAGCTGAGCTGCAGCTGTAGAGGGGACATTCTACTGCAGCTCAATTATTTGGGTGTCTAGAAATACTAACATACTAAAAAGCCGGGACACGTGGCACACTCCCAATGGGATCCCAGTGTACCGTCCCAGAACTCACTATCCAATCGATGTAAGCCATGATGtcactcctctccctctcttttCAGTTCTCGATCTGCTGATGTCGTGGGGGAATCGGGCCAAATTACGCGGTTTCCCTCTTGCTGTTTTCTATACAATCTATCTACTAGGACAACATAAATTATAACCTTAATCATGCATGCTAAACAAGTTTTCCCATAATTTCTGCAAATTATGTGTATATACAAGCCGGTCTCCGTCAATTACAGGCGTAAGTACGTGTGCTTAGGGAGGCGTGGAACACGAACATGTGGTTGTAGAAGATTTGTTAATCATACGGGAGTTCGATCTTAGGTGATGGAAGCACAGATATGATCTTAGTGTTGCAAAAACACAGTCACTAATTGGTGGACGGTTTTGTCGGAGGGATTGTTTTCATTTCGGTGCTTGCCAAATGCATGACAGGTTGTTGAGAAATCTATGAAAAGAACATGAGTAAATCATCTGTTTTTACTTGTAATTTATGCATACAGACCGACTCTTCGTCGGTTCTAGACGTCTGGCTGTAAAGATTGTTAATCGTGGGTGCCTGATTTTGGGT from Triticum aestivum cultivar Chinese Spring chromosome 4A, IWGSC CS RefSeq v2.1, whole genome shotgun sequence harbors:
- the LOC123087481 gene encoding probable cytokinin riboside 5'-monophosphate phosphoribohydrolase LOGL5, which encodes MEQLEEAPTSTTTVALATSPKPAPSSNGSKKLPSRFRRVCVFCGSSPGRKPAYQLAAVQLGQQLVERGIDLVYGGGSVGLMGLVSRAVHGGGGRVTGVVPRSVLPRELIGETPGGEEVKAVSGMHQRKAEMARRADAFVALPGGYGTLEELLEVITWAQLGIHDKPVGLLNVEGYYDSLLDFIDRAVDEGFVSPAARRIIVAAPTPGELLAALEDYSPAHHDGGGVKLSWESSVDTMACSPPKPDISR